From the Musa acuminata AAA Group cultivar baxijiao chromosome BXJ3-7, Cavendish_Baxijiao_AAA, whole genome shotgun sequence genome, one window contains:
- the LOC135643334 gene encoding phosphatidylinositol 3,4,5-trisphosphate 3-phosphatase and protein-tyrosine-phosphatase PTEN2A-like isoform X1 has product MESQQLGEQSFPPPVTSPGNQSSASPRQDASVETQSMFSTSGISSWARNLKFPQSSGQEDLQSGNAGKSTFSRITSGFGFRLSPKSSQSEDDVAEGSSTTTQPGVLGSLTKGFVDTSRSAVKAVQVKARHIVSQNKRRYQEGGFDLDMTYITENIIAMGFPAGDMSSGFFGYVEGFYRNHMEEVIKFFETHHKGKYKVYNLCSERLYDASLFEGKVACFPFDDHNCPPIQLITSFCQSAYSWLKEDIENVVVVHCKAGMARTGLMISSLLLYLKFFPTAEESMEYYNQKRCIDGKGLVLPSQIRYVKYFERILTYFTGENQPSRRCMLKGFRLHRCPYWIRPSITVSNHNGVLFSTKKHSRTKDLMPEDFWFSAPKKGIMVFALPGEPGLTEVAGDFKIHFHDRQGDFYCWLNTTFTENRKILNTSDLDGFDKRKLPSPGFQIEIVLVDYDASNSPRQIGSNANKESAPDTTSATATKEICTPPSKVDSDSRSQDKDDVFSDSEAEETGSSKRRRDKVAGDTDGSTVTAKGAEMKSSKEEVTAIAQAIGQVTLKNEAGAKNVPDSSDVKIEGSSKSSPVETPELGSTTMSEFKAIAADASVFSFGDDEDYESE; this is encoded by the exons ATGGAGTCGCAGCAACTTGGTGAGCAGTCATTTCCACCACCTGTTACATCCCCCGGCAATCAAAGTTCTGCTTCTCCTAGACAAGATGCTTCTGTGGAAACGCAATCCATGTTCTCCACTTCTGGTATATCCTCATGGGCCAGAAATCTTAAATTTCCACAGTCATCTGGCCAAGAGGATCTGCAGTCTGGAAATGCAGGAAAGTCAACATTTTCACGTATCACTAGTGGATTTGGGTTTCGTTTGTCACCAAAATCTTCTCAGTCTGAAGATGATGTCGCTGAGGGTTCCTCAACAACCACACAACCTGGAGTTCTGGGTTCTTTGACAAAAGGTTTCGTTGATACATCCAGAAGTGCAGTAAAGGCTGTCCAAGTAAAGGCTCGGCACATagtttctcaaaataaaagaagatATCAG GAAGGTGGATTTGATTTGGATATGACATACATTACTGAGAATATTATTGCCATGGGTTTCCCGGCAGGTGACATGAGCTCAGGTTTTTTTGGATATGTTGAG GGATTTTATCGCAACCATATGGAAGAAGTGATCAAGTTCTTTGAAACTCACCATAAG GGTAAGTATAAAGTATACAATTTATGTTCAGAGAGGCTTTATGATGCATCTCTATTTGAGGGAAAG GTGGCTTGCTTCCCTTTTGATGATCATAACTGCCCTCCAATTCAACTTATTACTTCATTCTGTCAAAGTGCGTACTCATGGTTGAAGGAGGACATTGAAAATGTGGTTGTTGTTCATTGTAAAGCTGGTATGGCAAGGACAGGGTTGATGATTTCTAGCCTTCTTCTGTATCTAAAG TTCTTTCCTACTGCTGAAGAGTCCATGGAATATTACAACCAGAAAAGATGTATAGATGGAAAAGGACTTGTTCTCCCAAGTCAGATT AGGTACGTCAAATATTTCGAACGTATCTTGACATACTTCACTGGTGAAAATCAGCCGAGCCGCAG GTGCATGCTTAAAGGGTTTCGTCTTCATAGGTGTCCTTATTGGATCCGGCCTTCAATTACTGTTTCTAATCATAATG GAGTCCTCTTCTCAACAAAGAAGCATTCAAGAACCAAAGATCTAatg CCCGAAGATTTCTGGTTTAGTGCACCAAAGAAGGGGATCATGGTCTTTGCTTTACCAGGCGAGCCTGGTTTGACTGAGGTGGCTGGCGATTTTAAGATTCACTTCCATGATCGACAAGGAGATTTTTACTG CTGGTTAAATACAACATTTACGGAGAACAGGAAGATCTTGAATACTTCTGACCTTGATGGCTTTGACAAG AGAAAGTTGCCCTCTCCAGGATTCCAGATTGAAATCGTGCTTGTGGATTATGATGCTTCTAATTCTCCACGACAGATTGGGTCAAATGCCAACAAGGAATCTGCTCCAGACACCACGTCAGCCACTGCAACAAAAGAAATTTGCACTCCACCTTCAAAAGTTGACAGCGACTCTAGAAGCCAAGACAAGGATGACGTCTTCTCGGACAGTGAAGCAGAAGAAACTGGTTCCTCCAAGAGGAGGCGTGACAAGGTGGCTGGTGATACTGATGGATCTACGGTTACTGCTAAAGGAGCTGAAATGAAGTCTTCAAAAGAGGAAGTCACAGCCATAGCACAAGCCATCGGACAAGTTACACTGAAAAATGAAGCAGGAGCTAAGAATGTGCCTGATTCATCTGATGTGAAAATTGAAGGGAGCAGCAAGAGTTCTCCGGTGGAGACTCCTGAACTGGGGTCTACCACTATGAGTGAATTCAAGGCAATCGCGGCAGATGCTTCAGTCTTCTCCTTTGGTGACGATGAAGACTACGAGAGTGAATGA
- the LOC135642228 gene encoding gibberellin-regulated protein 6-like: MHWELLLLSLQYSPSASPPASMLRSPMAKLVPLMMLLLLILVSLVSCEIVREEVQADDLFLNAQKRQYGPGSLKSYQCPGECTRRCSRTQYHKPCMFFCQKCCRKCLCVPPGFYGNKQVCSCYNNWKTKRGGPKCP; encoded by the exons ATGCATTGGGAGCTCCTCCTGCTCTCCTTACAATATTCACCTAGCGCATCTCCTCCTGCCTCCATGCTCCGCTCTCCAATGGCCAAGTTGGTTCCGTTGATGATGCTTTTGCTTCTTATCTTAGTCTCTTTGGTCTCATGCGAG ATTGTCCGTGAGGAGGTGCAAGCTGATGATCTGTTTCTGAACGCCCAAAAG AGACAATATGGACCTGGGAGCCTTAAAAGCTACC AGTGCCCTGGTGAGTGCACAAGGCGGTGCTCCCGGACGCAGTACCACAAGCCATGCATGTTCTTCTGCCAGAAGTGCTGCAGAAAATGCCTGTGTGTCCCTCCAGGTTTCTACGGGAACAAGCAGGTCTGCTCTTGCTACAACAACTGGAAGACCAAGAGGGGTGGGCCAAAGTGCCCTTAA
- the LOC103992481 gene encoding transcription factor MYB60-like isoform X1, whose protein sequence is MGRSQCCDKVGIKRGPWTQEEDTILVSYIQKHGPGNWRSVPANTGLMRCSKSCRLRWTNYLRPGIKRGNFTKSEEGLIVHLQSLLGNKWAAIASYLPQRTDNDIKNYWNTHLKKKIEKHQVATTGCTTSSDSNNGCPEIMISRCHNNNASGNSYHSNLPSSDLSSSSYASSTHNISRLLQGWTRCSPKVKPTAPDQDLTCHGIQMKVDQESCHPLFNEELKQLLPAWEEPSAEASFYGSQSTPACADGKKRFDAQNPPLAALENWLLDEAARQVDLSVGYIDSISHAFI, encoded by the exons ATGGGCAGGTCTCAATGCTGTGATAAGGTTGGCATCAAGAGAGGTCCATGGACGCAGGAAGAAGACACCATACTGGTATCCTACATACAGAAGCATGGTCCTGGGAATTGGAGATCAGTGCCTGCTAACACCG GTTTGATGAGATGCAGTAAGAGCTGCAGATTAAGATGGACCAACTACCTCAGACCAGGAATCAAGCGTGGCAACTTCACTAAGAGCGAAGAGGGATTGATCGTTCATCTCCAATCTTTGTTAGGCAACAA GTGGGCAGCCATAGCTTCTTACCTTCCTCAGAGAACAGATAATgacatcaagaactactggaacacccacCTGAAGAAGAAGATCGAGAAGCATCAAGTCGCAACCACTGGCTGCACCACTTCATCTGATTCAAACAACGGATGCCCTGAGATCATGATATCAAGATGCCACAACAACAATGCAAGTGGGAATTCTTATCACTCTAATCTCCCTTCATCCGATCTAAGCTCCTCATCATATGCTTCGAGCACACACAACATCTCGAGGCTTCTCCAAGGATGGACGAGGTGCTCTCCAAAGGTTAAACCTACTGCTCCAGATCAAGATCTAACGTGCCATGGGATCCAAATGAAGGTTGATCAGGAGAGCTGTCATCCTCTCTTCAACGAAGAGCTTAAACAGCTGCTCCCTGCTTGGGAGGAACCATCAGCAGAAGCCTCATTTTATGGGTCTCAGTCTACCCCAGCTTGTGCTGACGGAAAGAAAAGATTCGACGCTCAAAACCCTCCCTTGGCAGCGCTGGAGAATTGGCTTCTTGATGAAGCTGCAAGGCAGGTAGATCTCTCAGTGGGGTATATTGATTCCATCAGCCATGCCTTCATCTGA
- the LOC135643334 gene encoding phosphatidylinositol 3,4,5-trisphosphate 3-phosphatase and protein-tyrosine-phosphatase PTEN2A-like isoform X2: MESQQLGEQSFPPPVTSPGNQSSASPRQDASVETQSMFSTSGISSWARNLKFPQSSGQEDLQSGNAGKSTFSRITSGFGFRLSPKSSQSEDDVAEGSSTTTQPGVLGSLTKGFVDTSRSAVKAVQVKARHIVSQNKRRYQEGGFDLDMTYITENIIAMGFPAGDMSSGFFGYVEGFYRNHMEEVIKFFETHHKVACFPFDDHNCPPIQLITSFCQSAYSWLKEDIENVVVVHCKAGMARTGLMISSLLLYLKFFPTAEESMEYYNQKRCIDGKGLVLPSQIRYVKYFERILTYFTGENQPSRRCMLKGFRLHRCPYWIRPSITVSNHNGVLFSTKKHSRTKDLMPEDFWFSAPKKGIMVFALPGEPGLTEVAGDFKIHFHDRQGDFYCWLNTTFTENRKILNTSDLDGFDKRKLPSPGFQIEIVLVDYDASNSPRQIGSNANKESAPDTTSATATKEICTPPSKVDSDSRSQDKDDVFSDSEAEETGSSKRRRDKVAGDTDGSTVTAKGAEMKSSKEEVTAIAQAIGQVTLKNEAGAKNVPDSSDVKIEGSSKSSPVETPELGSTTMSEFKAIAADASVFSFGDDEDYESE, encoded by the exons ATGGAGTCGCAGCAACTTGGTGAGCAGTCATTTCCACCACCTGTTACATCCCCCGGCAATCAAAGTTCTGCTTCTCCTAGACAAGATGCTTCTGTGGAAACGCAATCCATGTTCTCCACTTCTGGTATATCCTCATGGGCCAGAAATCTTAAATTTCCACAGTCATCTGGCCAAGAGGATCTGCAGTCTGGAAATGCAGGAAAGTCAACATTTTCACGTATCACTAGTGGATTTGGGTTTCGTTTGTCACCAAAATCTTCTCAGTCTGAAGATGATGTCGCTGAGGGTTCCTCAACAACCACACAACCTGGAGTTCTGGGTTCTTTGACAAAAGGTTTCGTTGATACATCCAGAAGTGCAGTAAAGGCTGTCCAAGTAAAGGCTCGGCACATagtttctcaaaataaaagaagatATCAG GAAGGTGGATTTGATTTGGATATGACATACATTACTGAGAATATTATTGCCATGGGTTTCCCGGCAGGTGACATGAGCTCAGGTTTTTTTGGATATGTTGAG GGATTTTATCGCAACCATATGGAAGAAGTGATCAAGTTCTTTGAAACTCACCATAAG GTGGCTTGCTTCCCTTTTGATGATCATAACTGCCCTCCAATTCAACTTATTACTTCATTCTGTCAAAGTGCGTACTCATGGTTGAAGGAGGACATTGAAAATGTGGTTGTTGTTCATTGTAAAGCTGGTATGGCAAGGACAGGGTTGATGATTTCTAGCCTTCTTCTGTATCTAAAG TTCTTTCCTACTGCTGAAGAGTCCATGGAATATTACAACCAGAAAAGATGTATAGATGGAAAAGGACTTGTTCTCCCAAGTCAGATT AGGTACGTCAAATATTTCGAACGTATCTTGACATACTTCACTGGTGAAAATCAGCCGAGCCGCAG GTGCATGCTTAAAGGGTTTCGTCTTCATAGGTGTCCTTATTGGATCCGGCCTTCAATTACTGTTTCTAATCATAATG GAGTCCTCTTCTCAACAAAGAAGCATTCAAGAACCAAAGATCTAatg CCCGAAGATTTCTGGTTTAGTGCACCAAAGAAGGGGATCATGGTCTTTGCTTTACCAGGCGAGCCTGGTTTGACTGAGGTGGCTGGCGATTTTAAGATTCACTTCCATGATCGACAAGGAGATTTTTACTG CTGGTTAAATACAACATTTACGGAGAACAGGAAGATCTTGAATACTTCTGACCTTGATGGCTTTGACAAG AGAAAGTTGCCCTCTCCAGGATTCCAGATTGAAATCGTGCTTGTGGATTATGATGCTTCTAATTCTCCACGACAGATTGGGTCAAATGCCAACAAGGAATCTGCTCCAGACACCACGTCAGCCACTGCAACAAAAGAAATTTGCACTCCACCTTCAAAAGTTGACAGCGACTCTAGAAGCCAAGACAAGGATGACGTCTTCTCGGACAGTGAAGCAGAAGAAACTGGTTCCTCCAAGAGGAGGCGTGACAAGGTGGCTGGTGATACTGATGGATCTACGGTTACTGCTAAAGGAGCTGAAATGAAGTCTTCAAAAGAGGAAGTCACAGCCATAGCACAAGCCATCGGACAAGTTACACTGAAAAATGAAGCAGGAGCTAAGAATGTGCCTGATTCATCTGATGTGAAAATTGAAGGGAGCAGCAAGAGTTCTCCGGTGGAGACTCCTGAACTGGGGTCTACCACTATGAGTGAATTCAAGGCAATCGCGGCAGATGCTTCAGTCTTCTCCTTTGGTGACGATGAAGACTACGAGAGTGAATGA
- the LOC103992480 gene encoding probable apyrase 6, which produces MDLSSLQSRASSSSSAGAYFPPHRTQLHPRLYYAPPPPAPRTPLCGGGDRRWILSAGLLILPFLFYLFAAAGRAHLSSHFDAPRPKGFGLVIDAGSSGSRIHVFEFLNEGRIPFVGFDGKGSVSMRVKPGLVAFAAAPEEAGGSILKLLEFAKGRVPTAEWRTTKVQLIENGGLGSCPLRVRTAILESCRQVLRSSGFMFRDDWVSTITGQQKGIYAWIAANYVLGTLGGNHQETMGIIELGGASAQITFVPEEPPPLEYSRMLKLPGVTYNLYSKSIHQAGQDLAWESLTELRNSSIVATASGNIEGPIGSSCIPKGYNRSSIATSNALQKNISHDVEGNFATCRSKAYTFLQQGEILQRFKADMQGQQLAFEKFFYISELFGMTPKASLSDVEAAGRHYCEDHWVSLKEEHFGIDEMDLKKYCFSSAFMVSLLHDGLGIPMEEKRIGFAVPTGSSPLDWTLGAFILQTVVETESGAETITNIAGSDTLTFISLFAILLLVTLSVLYVWNWRRPRLKTIYDLEKGHYIVTRMPV; this is translated from the exons ATGGATCTCTCCTCCCTCCAATCCCGggcttcctcgtcctcctccgccgGTGCCTACTTCCCCCCGCACCGGACCCAGCTCCACCCCCGCTTGTACTACGCGCCCCCTCCCCCCGCCCCCCGCACCCCACTCTGCGGCGGAGGTGACCGTCGCTGGATCCTCTCTGCCGGCCTCCTGATCCTTCCGTTCCTCTTCTACCTCTTTGCTGCCGCCGGCCGCGCTCACCTCTCCTCCCACTTCGATGCCCCTCGACCCAAGGGCTTCGGCCTCGTAATCGACGCCGGCTCATCCGGATCCCGGATCCACGTCTTCGAGTTCCTCAATGAGGGGAGGATCCCTTTTGTTGGCTTCGATGGCAAGGGGTCGGTGTCGATGCGGGTGAAGCCCGGGTTGGTTGCGTTCGCTGCGGCGCCGGAGGAGGCTGGTGGGTCGATTCTGAAGCTTCTGGAGTTTGCCAAGGGGAGGGTACCGACGGCGGAGTGGAGGACGACGAAGGTGCAGCTGATCGAGAACGGAGGGTTGGGGAGCTGTCCGTTGCGCGTGAGGACGGCGATCTTGGAATCTTGCAGGCAGGTGCTGAGGTCGTCTGGGTTCATGTTTAGGGATGATTGGGTTTCCACCATCACTG GCCAACAAAAAGGTATCTATGCTTGGATAGCTGCCAACTATGTCCTTGGGACATTAGGAGGGAATCATCAGGAAACTATGGGGATAATTGAACTTGGTGGGGCTTCTGCTCAG ATTACATTTGTTCCAGAAGAGCCACCTCCCTTGGAATACTCTCGGATGCTTAAACTGCCTGGTGTTACTTATAACCTTTACAGCAAAAGTATTCACCAAGCTGGTCAG GATTTAGCATGGGAATCATTGACAGAATTACGTAACTCCAGCATTGTGGCAACAG CTTCAGGCAATATTGAGGGACCTATCGGGTCTTCATGCATTCCTAAAGGGTACAATCGAAGTTCTATTGCAACATCAAATGCACTTCAAAAGAACATCTCACATGATGTAGAGGGTAATTTTGCTACATGTAGATCGAAGGCCTATACGTTCCTGCAACAAG GTGAAATTTTACAAAGATTTAAGGCTGATATGCAAGGACAACAACTTGCTTTTGAGAAATTTTTCTACATTTCAGAG TTGTTTGGGATGACACCAAAGGCATCTTTATCAGATGTAGAAGCTGCTGGACGTCACTATTGTGAGGATCATTGGGTTAGTCTAAAAGAGGAACACTTTGGCATTGATGAGATGGACCTGAAAAAATATTGCTTTTCATCTGCTTTTATGGTGTCGCTACTACATGATGGTCTTGGAATTCCTATGGAGGAAAAGCG GATAGGGTTTGCTGTTCCCACCGGAAGCAGTCCTCTCGATTGGACACTGGGTGCATTCATTCTGCAAACGGTGGTAGAAACCGAGTCTGGTGCAGAAACCATCACAAACATTGCTGGGAGTGATACATTAACATTCATTTCATTGTTTGCAATTCTTCTATTAGTAACTCTTTCTGTGCTTTATGTATGGAATTGGCGAAGACCAAGGTTGAAGACAATTTATGACCTGGAAAAGGGACATTACATAGTTACTCGGATGCCTGTATGA
- the LOC103992481 gene encoding transcription factor MYB60-like isoform X2 has product MFLCTQKKTRRRMGRSQCCDKVGIKRGPWTQEEDTILVSYIQKHGPGNWRSVPANTGLMRCSKSCRLRWTNYLRPGIKRGNFTKSEEGLIVHLQSLWAAIASYLPQRTDNDIKNYWNTHLKKKIEKHQVATTGCTTSSDSNNGCPEIMISRCHNNNASGNSYHSNLPSSDLSSSSYASSTHNISRLLQGWTRCSPKVKPTAPDQDLTCHGIQMKVDQESCHPLFNEELKQLLPAWEEPSAEASFYGSQSTPACADGKKRFDAQNPPLAALENWLLDEAARQVDLSVGYIDSISHAFI; this is encoded by the exons ATGTTCCTTTGCACACAGAAGAAGACAAGGAGAAGGATGGGCAGGTCTCAATGCTGTGATAAGGTTGGCATCAAGAGAGGTCCATGGACGCAGGAAGAAGACACCATACTGGTATCCTACATACAGAAGCATGGTCCTGGGAATTGGAGATCAGTGCCTGCTAACACCG GTTTGATGAGATGCAGTAAGAGCTGCAGATTAAGATGGACCAACTACCTCAGACCAGGAATCAAGCGTGGCAACTTCACTAAGAGCGAAGAGGGATTGATCGTTCATCTCCAATCTTT GTGGGCAGCCATAGCTTCTTACCTTCCTCAGAGAACAGATAATgacatcaagaactactggaacacccacCTGAAGAAGAAGATCGAGAAGCATCAAGTCGCAACCACTGGCTGCACCACTTCATCTGATTCAAACAACGGATGCCCTGAGATCATGATATCAAGATGCCACAACAACAATGCAAGTGGGAATTCTTATCACTCTAATCTCCCTTCATCCGATCTAAGCTCCTCATCATATGCTTCGAGCACACACAACATCTCGAGGCTTCTCCAAGGATGGACGAGGTGCTCTCCAAAGGTTAAACCTACTGCTCCAGATCAAGATCTAACGTGCCATGGGATCCAAATGAAGGTTGATCAGGAGAGCTGTCATCCTCTCTTCAACGAAGAGCTTAAACAGCTGCTCCCTGCTTGGGAGGAACCATCAGCAGAAGCCTCATTTTATGGGTCTCAGTCTACCCCAGCTTGTGCTGACGGAAAGAAAAGATTCGACGCTCAAAACCCTCCCTTGGCAGCGCTGGAGAATTGGCTTCTTGATGAAGCTGCAAGGCAGGTAGATCTCTCAGTGGGGTATATTGATTCCATCAGCCATGCCTTCATCTGA